A single region of the Oryzias latipes chromosome 21, ASM223467v1 genome encodes:
- the LOC101162009 gene encoding collagen alpha-1(II) chain translates to MLTELVFGLSALLSGLQTASSSITTGFPLSKSSTWSATKCEFFPPPLPPPMFLPINRKAGLTVDMTEHITGSKGEKGCKGTRGKQGLTGVKGQSGEAGLQGALGPPGQKGEKGDRGWRGLYGDIGTSGLIKGSKGLAGLRGDKGFKGIGGLSGEKGESGPPGEPGEKGNPGQKGNTGQKGDMGPRGDMGARGTMGLKGSYGPTGLQGNRGSAGPAGLAGGPGLPGQVYILPGLQGDPGSQGTSADTCSCARVQPPQRPQDEALKIFIADGERDMRRLRVENTLVLRTDRRALYLFAESQWIDVLERRRN, encoded by the exons atgctaaCTGAGCTTGTTTTCGGATTAAGTGCCTTGCTCAGTGGTCTCCAAACAGCGTCTTCTTCCATAACCACTG GATTTCCATTGAGCAAGAGCAGCACATGGTCAGCTACCAAATGCGAATTCTTCCCCCCTCCTCTTCCACCTCCGATGTTTCTTCCGATCAATCGTAAAGCAGGACTGACG GTTGACATGACTGAACACATCACAGGATCCAAGGGAGAAAAG GGCTGTAAAGGAACCAGGGGAAaacag GGTCTGACGGGTGTGAAGGGTCAGTCAGGAGAAGCAGGATTACAAGGAGCTCTTGGACCACCAGGACAAAAG GGAGAGAAGGGTGACCGGGGCTGGAGGGGGCTGTACGGCGACATCGGGACTTCTGGCCTGATAAAG gGAAGCAAAGGACTTGCTGGACTGAGG GGTGATAAAGGCTTTAAAGGCattggtggcctcagtggtgaGAAG GGCGAGTCTGGCCCCCCTGGTGAGCCAGGAGAGAAG GGCAATCCTGGTCAGAAAGGAAATACGGGGCAGAAGGGGGACATGGGACCCAGAGGAGACATGGGAGCAAGAGGAACCATG ggatTGAAGGGTTCTTATGGACCCACAGGATTGCAAGGTAATCGCGGTTCAGCAGGACCAGCAGGTTTAGCTGGAGGGCCTGGTCTTCCTGGACAAG TGTACATCCTGCCAGGCCTGCAGGGAGACCCGGGAAGCCAGGGAACGTCAGCGGACACCTGCAGCTGCGCGCGGGTTCAACCCCCTCAGAGGCCACAGGATGAAGCCCTGAAG ATCTTCATTGCAGACGGAGAGAGGGACATGAGGAGGCTGCGGGTGGAGAACACGCTGGTGCTGCGCACTGACAGAAGAGCGCTGTACCTGTTCGCCGAGTCCCAGTGGATCGACGTACTG GAGCGCCGAAGGAACTGA
- the LOC101159230 gene encoding GDP-Man:Man(3)GlcNAc(2)-PP-Dol alpha-1,2-mannosyltransferase yields the protein MAGHEHHHHFSLCFCDLMRLMWSLVAPCAFLSLLLTLALLLVLLGLRLWLQGRRKARWARDGGPSVAFFHPYCNAGGGGERVLWCSLRALMNRYPGVSFVVYTGDQGVTGEQILAGARQRFNITLPRPVSFVFLHRRSAVEATSYPHFTLLGQSAGSMFLGWEALTAFVPDLYVDSMGYAFTLPIFRYLGGCKVASYVHYPTVSTDMLSVVRDRNPRFNNADFISRNPLLSTMKVVYYCCFALLYGLAGSCSDVVMVNSTWTLGHILALWRSPSRTSIVYPPCDVRAFLDVPLEEEDEDDVEGWEELGQELGGGEEGGGRREDKKGHTIVSVGQFRPEKDHQLQIRAFRKLLDGKGEEPAGRESLRLVLVGGCRNQEDEERVQTLRGLCQELGVADRVQFKLNVPFEELKRELVSATIGLHTMWNEHFGIGVVECMAAGTIVLAHKSGGPKLDIVVPYDDRQTGFLADSEDSYAAAMETILALSPAARLEIRRAARQSVSRFSDQEFEVCFLAAMESLMSQLTL from the exons ATGGCAGGACACGAACATCATCATCACTTTTCGCTTTGCTTCTGTGATTTAATGAG GCTGATGTGGTCTCTGGTGGCGCCCTGCGCCTTCCTCAGCCTGCTCCTGACCCTCGCCCTGCTGCTGGTCCTGCTGGGGCTCCGGCTCTGGCTGCAGGGTCGCCGCAAGGCGCGCTGGGCCCGGGACGGCGGCCCCAGCGTGGCTTTCTTCCACCCGTACTGCAATGCGGGCGGCGGCGGGGAGCGGGTGCTGTGGTGCTCGCTGAGAGCCCTCATGAACAG ATACCCCGGCGTCTCCTTTGTGGTGTACACGGGTGACCAGGGGGTGACGGGCGAGCAGATCCTGGCGGGAGCGCGGCAGCGTTTCAACATCACCTTGCCCCGGCCGGTCTCCTTCGTCTTCCTGCACCGCCGCTCTGCGGTGGAGGCCACTTCCTATCCCCACTTCACCCTTCTGGGTCAGAGCGCCGGCTCCATGTTCCTCG GATGGGAAGCTCTCACAGCCTTTGTTCCTGATCTGTATGTGGACTCCATGGGTTATGCCTTCACGCTGCCAATCTTCCGCTATCTGGGAGGGTGCAAGGTAGCGAGCTATGTCCACTACCCCACGGTCAGCACCGATATGCTGTCTGTGGTCAGAGACCGGAACCCCAG ATTCAACAACGCCGATTTCATCTCCAGAAACCCGCTGCTGAGCACCATGAAGGTGGTGTACTACTGCTGCTTTGCCCTGCTGTACGGCCTGGCCGGCTCCTGCAGCGACGTCGTCATGGTGAACTCCACCTGGACGCTCGGACACATCCTGGCCCTCTGGAGGTCTCCCAGCCGCACCAGCATCGTCTACCCGCCCTGCGATGTCAGAGCCTTCCTGGACGTCCCtctggaagaggaggatgaggacgaTGTGGAGGGATGGGAGGAGCTTGGTCAGGAGCTGGGGGGTGGGGAGGAAGGGGGAGGAAGAAGAGAGGACAAAAAGGGCCACACCATCGTGTCGGTGGGGCAGTTCAGACCAGAGAAGGACCACCAGCTGCAGATCAGAGCCTTTCGTAAGCTGCTGGACGGGAAGGGGGAGGAGCCTGCGGGGCGGGAGTCGCTGCGGCTGGTGCTGGTGGGGGGCTGCAGGAACCAGGAAGACGAGGAGCGGGTGCAGACGCTTCGAGGTCTCTGTCAGGAGCTGGGCGTGGCCGACCGCGTCCAGTTCAAACTGAACGTTCCCTTTGAAGAGCTGAAGAGGGAGCTGGTGAGCGCCACCATCGGGCTGCACACCATGTGGAACGAGCATTTTGGCATAG GCGTGGTGGAGTGCATGGCAGCAGGCACCATCGTCCTCGCTCACAAGTCAGGAGGTCCAAAGCTGGACATCGTGGTCCCGTACGACGACAGGCAGACCGGCTTCCTGGCAGACAGCGAGGACAGCTACGCCGCCGCCATGGAAACCATCCTGGCACTGTCGCCAGCCGCCAGACTGGAGATAAGACGCGCCGCCCGCCAATCTGTCAGTCGATTCTCTGACCAGGAGTTCGAAGTGTGTTTCCTCGCCGCCATGGAGTCTCTGATGAGTCAGCTGACGCTTTGA